The Oceaniferula marina genomic sequence AAAGGATGGTCGCAGTATTACGCGGTTTCCGATGATCGTGTTGTTGGCTGGTGTGATATCACTCGCTATGAGCGGGCAGGTCTTGGTCACGTCGGTCATTTGGGGATGGGGGTGATTCAGGAGTTTCGTGGGAAAGGGATAGGTAGGAAGCTATTGCAGGTGACGCTTGATGATGCCTTTGCTAAAGGGGTAGAGCGTGTCGAGTTGGAAGTTTTTTCTTCTAACGCTAGAGCCCGTGCATTGTACCTGGACATGGGATTTGAATGGGAAGGTTGTAAAAAGCGGGGGCGTTGTCACGACGGCGAATACGAAGACATTGTGATCATGGGCTTGTTGCGCGATGCATGGACGTCCGGGCTGTAGATGCTCCCTCATTTTTCAGCGCAAGCATAGGACGCCTCTTTGCAGAAAAAAACGCCACCCCGGATGGCTCCGGGACGGCGTTTGTTTTTGTGGGCGAGCCCTCAAGCCTTACTTGGCTGCGGAGGTTGGGATGAATCCAACTGTTCCGACGACCTCGGCAGCTTTGTCACTTGATGTGGCCCAATCCAGAAATTTGGCTGATTCACCGGCAGGTTCGCCGATGGTGTAGTAGAAGAGCTTACGGGCAAGTGGATACTTAGCCACTTTGCTCGGGCTTGCAGCGACGTTGTCGACCTTAACCGCGCGGTAGCTCTCACCCTTGGAGTAGGCGAGTCCAACGTAGCCGATGCCGAGTGGGTTTTTGGAAACCTCGGTGGCAATTTGCTGGTTGCCTTCCATTTTCTGGCAGTGGGTGGCGTAATCGCGCTTGGACATGCCGAGTTTTTGGAAGCTCTTGTAGGTTCCGGATGAGGTGTTGCGTGTATAGACCGAGATCTTGCCGCTTTTGCCTCCGACCTGACTCCAGTCCGTGATGTCACCAGTGAAAATACCTTCGATTTGTTTGAGGGTCAGCTTGCGGACTGGGTTCTTATCGTTGACGATGACGGCGATCATGTCCCATGCGGCAACATGCTCAACGAGTTTTTTTCCAGCGGCGTTGAACTTGTCGGTTTCAGAATCTTTGACCTTGCGGCTGGACATTCCAATGTCTGCCGATCCGGCAAGAAGGTTGCTGAACGCGTGTGAAGAACCCTGCGCTTGAATTTCGATGTCCACCTTGTTGCCCGCTTGGACATATGCCTCTTTGAGCTGGGGAACGAGCTTGGCACCGAGGGTGTCAGAACCTTTGATCACGATTTTGGAATCAGCTTGGACCGATGCCGTCATGGCGAGGGCTGCGATGGCGGCCGCTGTGGATTGGATCATTTTCATCTTCTTATTATAAGTTGTTGGGTTGTCTAGTTGTTGTGAATGCCGTCGTTTTGTCTGACGACGTGCATTATTTCGCATTTTTGTGTTCGTGAGGCAAAAAATACTAGGTTACAAAAGAGACACATTGAAAGAAGCAGCGCCATTGATGGCAAATTCGTGAATGGTGACGGCTTGTGTCTAAATTGTCACACCCTAGGGGGTGTGATAGCTTCGAAGCTGGGCTAGATAGGGATGTAACTAAAATCAAAATACATGCAGACCATTTTAATCATCGAGGATGAAGAAGATATCGCGGAACTTGTTTCGTTTAATTTACAGCGCAGCGATTTTGAGGTTGAGTTGGCTCATGACGGATTGAGGGGGCTGGCCAAAGCCAAAGAAGGTTTGCCTGATCTGATCGTTCTGGATTTGATGATGCCGGGGATGGACGGGATCGCTTTGTTCAAAGAGTTGAGGCGGGAGGCCTCCACCCGAAAAATACCAGTGATCATGCTGACCGCCAGAGGCCAAACGGAGGATAAAATCCAGGGCCTTGAGCTGGGGGCTGATGATTATATGACCAAGCCTTTCAGCCCGAAAGAGTTGGTTCTTCGGGTGAAAAACCTATTAAAGCGGTCAAGTCACACGGAAAGTGGAGCTGAGCTGGTTTGTGGTCCGTTCCGCTTTATTAAAAACTCACTGCTTTTTTATGTGGATGGTGAGCGCTGTGATTTGACAGCCACGGAGTTCAAACTGATGCTTTATCTGTGTGAACGTAAAAATGTCGCTCAAGATCGTCACGATTTGTTGAAGGATGTGATGGGATACAGCGGGGATGTGCATAGTCGGACCTTGGATACTCACATGAAACGCTTGCGCCGTAAGCTTGGCGAGCGTATGGACTGTCTTGAAACGATGCGTGGTGTAGGATATCGCGTTAAAATTGACAGCGAATAGGTAGAAGAGATACGAGCATAGGCTGATTTCATGTTAGAATTATTACTCATTGTGATCGTGCTGATCACGCTTGCTTGGGCAGCCTATCAGCATCGCCAACATCAAAACGAGCGAGAGCTTCAGGGTAAGTTAAACCAGAGGGTTCGGCGTGAGGCATTGCGGGAACGTGACGAGCTGTTGGATGCGCTTGGCGATGCGTTTTTATTGGTTGGTGAAACCAGTCAGATCATTTTTGCCAATGCCTGTGCCAAATCCTTGGTTCGAGGCCGAAAGTTGATCGGACATAGCATCATGGAAGCGTTCCTCGACGACCAGCTTTCTGTTGCCATCATGAAGTGTATTCGCACTGGGCAGCCTATGCAGGATCGTGTCGTTTTGCATTCCTCCTACACCCCTTTGGGGGCGGCTGGCGAAGATGGGATCAGTGCCTGGGAGATTGATGCGGCCCCCTTGTCTGGTTATGCTCAAGACGGCGAGGATCATGCCATCACTCGCGTTGTGATTCGGGATGTGACCGCTGAGTACAAGGCGGATCAGGTCAGGCGTGATTTTGTTGCAAACGCATCCCATGAGCTGAGGACTCCGATGTCGATTATCAACGGATACCTTGAAAATCTGTTGGATGACAATGTGCTGGATGAGCCTAAAATGGCGAGGAAGTTTTTGGAGACGATGCGCAAGCATGGGGAGCGTATTTCCAGATTGGTGGAAGATATGTTAATGATTTCCAAAATGGAGTCCGGGGATTCAATGGCCTTGAATGTCGAAGAGTTCGATTTCCGGTCTTGTGTTCAGGACGTCGTGGATCGCTTAGAGCCGATGATTGTCAAGCAATCGGCATCGGTGGTGATGGAGATCCAGCCAACGGATTTGTCCTTGTCCGGAGATCGTTTTTATTGGACGCAGGTTATTTTCAACTTGATTGAGAATGCTTTAAAGCAAAACCCGGCTCCAGGACTTCGTGTGACCGTCAAGGGATACCGTAAGGATGGTGAGCTGATTGTGTCGGTATGTGATGACGGCGTCGGCATCCCTTCTGCCGATTTACCCTATATTTTCAAACGTTTTTATCGGGTTCAAAAGCACCACTCCCAAAGCGAAATCAAAGGGACGGGCCTAGGCCTGTCGATTGTGGTGCGGGCTGTGGAAGCCCATGGCGGGGATATCTCGGCAAGCTCGGTTCCCGGGCAGATGACTTGCTTTACGGTCAGGTTGCCCGGGGCGCCCGAGCTTTAGCTTCGGTTGGCTTGGTCGACTTGAGCATTTAAGCTGAAGTAGTCGTAGATATAGCCGATTCCAAAGAGACCGGCTGTAAAGAACCAAAGAATGCCTGTTCCGATTTTTCCCAGATAAAATCGATGCGCTCCAAAGACTCCGAGGAAGGTTTGGAGAATCCATGCCGCGGTGTAATCGTAACGCCCCTTTTGATAGCGTGTGCTGGCTTGTTTGGCCAACGAGGGGATCAAAAAGAGGTCGATGATCCAGCCAATGAAAAACAGGCCGAAGGTGAAGAACCAGATAACCCCGGTTATTTGTTTGCCAAAATAAAACCGGTGGGCTCCGAGGAAACCAAAAATCCAGAGGATGTATCCGACGGCTGTGGAGTGTGTGCTTGTCTGAGTGTGGCCCATGATGGGATTGTGGCGTTGAATCCTTTTGAGGTCGATATGGAAATTTTCTGGTCTTCGTCTTGGTTCTCTCACTGACTAATCGTTCGGAAGGCCTGTTTGTTTGTTTTTTGCTGGATCTCTTAACTTTTTGAGTTTCCAAATTAAAAATCGCTGGGTAGCTTTCAATAAAGCATGAGTGAAGTGGTTCAAGACATAGCGCATTGCAGCGCCTGTGGCTGTAAAATGGATATTTCAGCTATGGACCCGTACACCAACGTGGTGTGTCCGGATTGTGGACATCACACCCGGGTGAAGTGCGAGATGGGTCACTATTTATTGACTAATCGGCACGCGGCTGGCGGAATGAGCATGGTGTTTCTTGCCCGCGATACCACTTTGGAGCGAGATGTTGCCATCAAGATCCTGAATGAGGACTACTCTCGTGATGCCAAGCGAATGGAGGAGTTTGAGCGTGAGGCAAAGATTACAGCCGCGCTCAGCCACCCGCATATCGTGCGCGTCTTTACGGTCGGGCAAAGTTTTGGCCACTACTACATTGCGATGGAGATGGTGGCGGGTGAAAATCTGGAGCAAAAGATTTCCAAGGGGGGGGCGATTAGCGAAGATGAGTTGTTGCCTATCGCACTGGAAATTATTTCCGGATTAAGGGCAGCCAAGTCTGCAGGCTTGATTCACCGGGATGTGAAGCCTGGCAACATCCTCTTTGATGAAGGTGGGCATGTCAAAATCGTTGATTTCGGATTGGCCTTGGTGACGATGGGTGGGGCGGTTAAGGCTGATGAAGTCTGGGCAACGCCATATTATGTCCCGCCTGAGGCCTTGGATGGGGAGGAGGAGGACTTTCGAAGTGATATCTACGCCCTTGGCGCGACTCTTTACCATGCTCTTTCCGGAAAGGCTCCATTGCCACATGATGTAAAGTCGACGCGCGCAGTGCGTAAAGCCAAAGAACATATTTCACCATTGGCGGAGGTGGCCCCATGGTTGAACCCTGCCACCTGTTATCTCGTTGATAAGGCGATGCAACTTCGTCCGGAAGACCGTTTTGCATCATACGCTGAAATGGAGGACGCGTGGAATGCCGCGTCCCAGGCATTGCGTGGAGGAGGGGCTGAGGAACCTATTCATAGCCAGGACAGGATCCGACGCAGGTTGAAAAGCAAGCAAGGGCTCGGCGGATTGATCGCGGCTGCCGTCGTGGCGGTTTTATTGGTCGCTGCGGCAGCCTATATGTTGATGAATCGTGGGGGCGGCGAGGATGCCGGAGGTGGGTCGGGCGCTGTGGCCGGAGTTGATGATTTGGAAGTTCTGGATCAGATGGATCAAGGCGGAGGGTTTGATCCTGAGGCTGCGGCCAGAATCAGCAAATTGTTCCGCTCAGCGCATTCCTTGCTGAAGCAGAAGAAGTTTGATGATGCTCGCAAGAAATTTGATCGTCTGGCTAAAGACGATTCTTTGCATGAGCCTCTTTCTACATGGGTCAGGTTGGAGTCCGTGATTGCGGTCTGCTTGAAAGGTGACTCGGCTGAGAAGGAACAGGCTTTGTCGCGGTTTAACCGCCATATCGAGTCACCCCAGGGTAATCCTGAATTTGTCCCAATTGCGAAAGTTCTGGGGGCTCCTCAGGTGGTGAGAGAGCCTTCTGTCGGCTCGGAGCCCATGGCCGTCGTGCATCTGATGGCGCTCGCGTTAAAGAATTGGGAACTCGGCGCTTGGCCTCAGGCAGTTGATTTATTTGAGCAAGTCGAAACGCATCCATTGCCTGTGGGGAGTCCTTTACTGGCTTATCGGGAAGTTGCGAGGTGGTATTTGTCTGATTATCGGAAACTAGCCCCACTGGCAGATGTTTCGGACCTTGCTTCTCTGGAGATGGCAGAGGCCCGGCTCCGGGAGCTCAAGAAGCAGCTGAATCAACTTGAGACCAACGGCCGGGCTCGGTTTCACGTCCGGGTCTGGCAATTGCGCACGCTGCGGCTGGTGAAGTCGATGAAGGAGCCAGTTCAAGTGGTGGATCATGATCCTGCTAGTGTCACCGGGCAGGGGGAGGATGCATACGAGTTGGTTAAGCCGAAGGTTCAAGCGTGTTTAAGTGAGTCTAAATTTGCCGAGGCTGCGGGATTGTTGCAAAAAGCAAAACCAGAGAGTGCTACCCCGGAGCTGTTGACAGCTCTTATTTACCTTTCGGATTCTTCTGCTCTTTTTCTTGGCTTGCTTGAGGAGAGGGTTC encodes the following:
- a CDS encoding NINE protein; translated protein: MGHTQTSTHSTAVGYILWIFGFLGAHRFYFGKQITGVIWFFTFGLFFIGWIIDLFLIPSLAKQASTRYQKGRYDYTAAWILQTFLGVFGAHRFYLGKIGTGILWFFTAGLFGIGYIYDYFSLNAQVDQANRS
- a CDS encoding GNAT family N-acetyltransferase produces the protein MKEHVNIEFASEARADSFWSALDEVAREEKYLIFIKGPNRTGTRDFVREIIQKGWSQYYAVSDDRVVGWCDITRYERAGLGHVGHLGMGVIQEFRGKGIGRKLLQVTLDDAFAKGVERVELEVFSSNARARALYLDMGFEWEGCKKRGRCHDGEYEDIVIMGLLRDAWTSGL
- a CDS encoding response regulator transcription factor, which translates into the protein MQTILIIEDEEDIAELVSFNLQRSDFEVELAHDGLRGLAKAKEGLPDLIVLDLMMPGMDGIALFKELRREASTRKIPVIMLTARGQTEDKIQGLELGADDYMTKPFSPKELVLRVKNLLKRSSHTESGAELVCGPFRFIKNSLLFYVDGERCDLTATEFKLMLYLCERKNVAQDRHDLLKDVMGYSGDVHSRTLDTHMKRLRRKLGERMDCLETMRGVGYRVKIDSE
- a CDS encoding ATP-binding protein, which codes for MLELLLIVIVLITLAWAAYQHRQHQNERELQGKLNQRVRREALRERDELLDALGDAFLLVGETSQIIFANACAKSLVRGRKLIGHSIMEAFLDDQLSVAIMKCIRTGQPMQDRVVLHSSYTPLGAAGEDGISAWEIDAAPLSGYAQDGEDHAITRVVIRDVTAEYKADQVRRDFVANASHELRTPMSIINGYLENLLDDNVLDEPKMARKFLETMRKHGERISRLVEDMLMISKMESGDSMALNVEEFDFRSCVQDVVDRLEPMIVKQSASVVMEIQPTDLSLSGDRFYWTQVIFNLIENALKQNPAPGLRVTVKGYRKDGELIVSVCDDGVGIPSADLPYIFKRFYRVQKHHSQSEIKGTGLGLSIVVRAVEAHGGDISASSVPGQMTCFTVRLPGAPEL
- a CDS encoding serine/threonine-protein kinase, with the translated sequence MDPYTNVVCPDCGHHTRVKCEMGHYLLTNRHAAGGMSMVFLARDTTLERDVAIKILNEDYSRDAKRMEEFEREAKITAALSHPHIVRVFTVGQSFGHYYIAMEMVAGENLEQKISKGGAISEDELLPIALEIISGLRAAKSAGLIHRDVKPGNILFDEGGHVKIVDFGLALVTMGGAVKADEVWATPYYVPPEALDGEEEDFRSDIYALGATLYHALSGKAPLPHDVKSTRAVRKAKEHISPLAEVAPWLNPATCYLVDKAMQLRPEDRFASYAEMEDAWNAASQALRGGGAEEPIHSQDRIRRRLKSKQGLGGLIAAAVVAVLLVAAAAYMLMNRGGGEDAGGGSGAVAGVDDLEVLDQMDQGGGFDPEAAARISKLFRSAHSLLKQKKFDDARKKFDRLAKDDSLHEPLSTWVRLESVIAVCLKGDSAEKEQALSRFNRHIESPQGNPEFVPIAKVLGAPQVVREPSVGSEPMAVVHLMALALKNWELGAWPQAVDLFEQVETHPLPVGSPLLAYREVARWYLSDYRKLAPLADVSDLASLEMAEARLRELKKQLNQLETNGRARFHVRVWQLRTLRLVKSMKEPVQVVDHDPASVTGQGEDAYELVKPKVQACLSESKFAEAAGLLQKAKPESATPELLTALIYLSDSSALFLGLLEERVPPSGLDLEIQSVNDKTKVYQKIVSAKAGGLVMKLGDKDEFVPWGGIAPDSVISIFQNLLKPSLSTAEGQMHTELAICYAWLCGLEDKARLAAEKLSGSNRGFSKRWKKTMHSLDLHQ
- a CDS encoding phosphate ABC transporter substrate-binding protein, whose product is MKMIQSTAAAIAALAMTASVQADSKIVIKGSDTLGAKLVPQLKEAYVQAGNKVDIEIQAQGSSHAFSNLLAGSADIGMSSRKVKDSETDKFNAAGKKLVEHVAAWDMIAVIVNDKNPVRKLTLKQIEGIFTGDITDWSQVGGKSGKISVYTRNTSSGTYKSFQKLGMSKRDYATHCQKMEGNQQIATEVSKNPLGIGYVGLAYSKGESYRAVKVDNVAASPSKVAKYPLARKLFYYTIGEPAGESAKFLDWATSSDKAAEVVGTVGFIPTSAAK